The genomic window GGCGGACGGATCTGAGCTTTCCCTTTCAGAAAAGGTGGCCATCGGATCGGAAAAGACCAAGACGGTCAGAATAGGATATCACCAGGTGGTGACGACTACAGCCAATGAAACCGCAGAACAGACCGGAATTACCCTGCGAACCATCACCAAACAAGAAGCTAAGAATTATTAAAAAACGCCCCCGGCATTCTTAATGCCGGGGGCGTTATTATCTGTTAAGCGAAATAAAAATTAAAACCGAATCTTCATCCCGGCATAGGTCGTCCTGCCGGCCTGGGGAAAGCCGTAGCTTTCCTCGTAATCTTCATCGAAAAGATTGTTCACACCCAGATAAACCGAGCAGATCTCTTTGTAAACCCGCTGCTCTATCTTCAAATCCACCAGAGTGATATCCCCTAAGTCTCCCTGATCACTATCCCCGTCATACACCTGATCTGTCAGATACATAAGGCTGGCATAAGCGATCAGTCCAAAATCAAAGGCATAGTTCCCTTCCAGAGTGAACTTGTGAACCGGACGGTATTCCAAATCCTCAAAAGCGGCCCCTTCAGACTTGTTCTCGGCATCCATATAGGAGTACCCAAGGCTGGCACCCGCCTTTGAAAACTGTTTGGACAAAAACAGCTCAATCCCTTTGAACCGGTATTCATCGAAATTCTCATAGAGGTCGTCGCCACTGGGCTGTTCAACCTTTTGAATATAATCTTTTACATTGTTCTGAAACAAAGCAAAATCTGCCATGATGCCGTAAGGCAGCAACTGGGTGACACCGATCTCATAATTGTCCGAGGTCTCTGTTTCCAGATCCTCGTTTCCAGCATCGGCATCGTACAAGTTCTTGATGGAGGCAAACCTTATCTTTCTGGCATAGGAAGCTCTCAGCCGGGTATTTTCGGCCAGATCGTAACTCACCCCTGTCAGCCAGGCCCCCTGGTCATCATCATTGCCCTGGTCTTTATTCTGCCAATGGTGGCTGTAACCTGCCACCACACCCAGGCGATCAAAGAAAGTAGCCTCGTATTCCATGGCCGCAGCATACAAGGACAGGTCGTGAGAAATAGCGATGGGATTACCATTACCATAAAGCCCGTTGGAGTCATAAGAATTGGTCTCTGCGTTCAAGGACACCCCCAACTGGCCCAGGGTGTCAAAATTAAAAAATCCCTGGACGGTAGCGCCGGTCACATCAGTTTCATCGGTTTTATCGTAATTATTACTTTTGGTGATAGCGGAGTATTCATCATTGTCATAACGGACCAACTGTTCATCGTTCTCATTCAAATATCCCCAGGCTCGAAGGCTAAAAAGGCCGCCCGGATCATATCCAATAGAAAGCTGGGCAAAGTGGCCTTCATAATCCTCTACCCGATCGTATTTTGGGCTTTTGGCATAGGGGTCTGATTTGTCATTGATGGTTGACGGTGGCTGCCCGAACTCTCCCTTGCTTACGCCCGCCACAATACCGAACCTGAACGAATCGTTAGCTGTTACCCCTAAGTTGGTAAAGATATTCTCCCGAAAATAGTCGCTGTTTTCCCGGATACCACCATCCTCTTCGGAGGTGTCATCAAAACTGTTAGAAAGTATAAAGCCGTCGGAATCCTGACGGCTGGTGGAAACAAAATAATCTACCCTGTCATTTCCCCCTGAGATATCCCCTTTGGCTGTCATATTTCCCCGCTCGTCAATATCGGCTGACAGGCCTCCAGTAATCCCTTTGGTCCCCTTTTTAGTGATGATATTAATCACCCCGCCAAGGCCACCCTGACCGTAAAGTACCGAGTGGTTCCCATAGGACACTTTGATTCTTGCAATATTCTCCGTTGAAATTATAGAGGGGTCAAACTGACCGTCATAGGTGGAGTTAAAGGGAATCCCGTTAAGCAGCAGAACCACATGGCGGGACCGCATCCCCCTGATGTTGACCCTGGGAATACCCTGGGCTCCCCGCCTGACATCCAGACCGGGCAACAATTCAATCGCTTTGTCCAAAGTGGTGGCATGGCGAAGTTCAATCTGCTGGGCGGTAATTTCGTGAAGGGTCCCCACAGACTCTACCCCCTGGCTTTCTGAAGCGGTAACTACCACCTCCCCCAGATCGTATGCAGGAGTCTGATCAAGGGTGTCTTCTGCCAGAACATTCATCGCTGAACACACGATCAGCACTGCAATGATCCTTGCAATAATTTTGAACATAACCCGTGTCTCCCTTTGTTAAACGGCCTATATATCCTTATATAAAAAACAGTTGAATCGGCTGCAATCAAAATATAAAAAACAGTTGAATCGGCTGCAATCAAATGATAATGGACTTTCGCTTTAATCCCCTGATTTTCACGTTGACCATAGACCGCTGAAATCTGATTTTAAATAGAAATGTAACCACACCTATCTATTTTTGTCAAACTATTATCATTTGTCTGCATACACCCTCTTTTCAGATTTTTATTTTTCTGATACTAACCAAGAGAAACCAATAACTACATTGAAAACAAAATTCAGGACAAACCATCAGCATTTCTGAACGCCACATTTTTCCCTGGGCCCTTGGCCTCCGAGCCTTGCCCCTGGCCCCTGGGATCCTGATCCTGGTCTCGGTCCTCCTGGGCCGTTATCCTATCCATATCCAGGAAATCGCCTTACTGATCAAAGCCCTGGCCGGACAGGGTCAGGTCAACGAGATTCACTATTCCCTGATCGTCCATGTCCGGCTGCCCAGAGCCATTTTGGCGGCCCTGGTCGGGGGAAGTCTGGCTGTCAGCGGAGCAGCATTCCAGGGACTTTTCAAAAACCCCCTGGTCAGTTCCGGCATGCTGGGGGTCAGTTCCGGCGCAGGGTTTGGCGCAGCCCTGGCCCTGATCCTTTTTGGCTCAGGCCTGCCGGTCTATCTGTTCTCCTTTGGATTCGGCCTTGCCGCTGTGGGTTTAAGCCTTGTCACCGGCCGGTTTGTGGCTGACCGTCAGGCCGTGACGCTAGTGCTGGGCGGGGTGATTGTGGGCTCGATCTTTTCGGCGCTGGTATCCTTTTTAAAATATGTGGCAGATCCCTACGATGAACTGCCGGCCATTGTGTTCTGGCTGATGGGCAGCCTGTCCCGGGCCCAGTATCCTGTCATTGTTGCCGCCGGCCTGCCCATGCTGATGGGCTGTACCGGACTCTATCTGATCCGCTGGCGCCTCAACGTCCTGGCCATGGGGGACAGGGAGGCAAGGACCCTGGGACTCAACCTTACCTGGAACAGACTTTTTGTCATTGTCTGCGCAACCCTGGCAACGGCTTCAGCCGTTTGTGTCTCCGGCGTCATTGGCTGGATCGGCCTTGTGGTCCCCCACATGGGAAGGATGGTGGCAGGTAACAACAATAACGAACTGATCCCGGCCGCATTTTGCCTGGGCGCCTGTTTTCTCATCGTTGTGGATACGGTCAGCCGGCTGATCTCCACAAGCGAAATGCCGTTGGGAATTCTTACTGCCCTTGTGGGCGGCCCATTTTTTATCTACCTGCTCAAGCAGACCAAAGGAAGGCGATGGTAAGACCGTGTCCGATATGCTGATCCAGATCCGGGGCGCCGGCTTTTCCCACACCGGCACCCAGGTGTTTGCCCAGGTTGACCTTACAGTATCAAAGGGAGAATCCCTGTGTCTTCTGGGGCCAAACGGCTGCGGAAAAACCACGCTGCTGGATTGTCTTCTCGGCATCAACGCCCTGGACACCGGCAGTATAACGATCAACGAAAAGCCCATCACACAAATGTCCGCAGCCCAGACCGCCAGGTATCTGGCCTATGTACCCCAGCGCCACAGCCGCTCTTTTTCCTTTACGGTTATGGATATTCTGCTCATGGGACGCACCCCCTATACCGCCCTTTTTGCCTCTCCATCAACCCAGGACCGCAAAAAGGCGGAAGCCTTGCTGGACAGTCTGGGCCTGATCCACCTCAGAGACAGGAATTATACCCGATTGTCCGGCGGGGAGACCCAACTGGTTATGATCCTGCGAGCCTTGGTCCAAGAAACCCCGGTTATCGTTATGGACGAACCCACAGCTCACCTAGACTTTAAAAACGAACTGCTGGTTCTTGAAACCATTGTCCGGATGATCCGTGACAGAGGGCTTACCCTGATCATGGCCACCCACTTTCCCAACCACGCCTTTTTCCTTGAAAATGCGGGGCTTCCCGTGCAGGTCTGTTTTATGCACCAGGGTCGAATCCGGACGGCAGGCCTGCCATCCCAGGCATTAACCTGCGAAAACATCAGCCAGGTGTTTGGGGTTGAGGCTGCCGTGGTCTCCAAACAAACCCAGGACAACGGCTGGATTAAACAGATTATCCCCATTAAAACCATGGACAACATCCCATGAAAAAAACATCAGCGCTTATTTTAATCATCCTGGGTCTGACCTGTTCCGGCACGGCATCAGTCCAACCTGTTTTAACCGAGACCGACGGTCAGGGCCATGTTCTCTCTCTGGACCGGCACCCTGAACGGATCGCCTGCCTTTATGCATTTACAGGGCATGTCACTGCCATGCTGGGCCGGGGCAGCGACATGGTAGCCATTGTAAAGGGACTGAAAAAAGATAAACTGCTTGGAAAAATCGTTCCACACCTGTCATCTCTTCCCGTGCCGTCTGCCGGGGGAGTCATCCACATTGAGTCCCTGATCAAAACCCGGCCTGATATTGTTTTTTTAAAGCCTGAAACCGAAAGCATTGCCCAGGAGGTTGAAAAACTCAAGCAGTTCGGCCTGCCCTATTTCTCAGCCGCCTATTCAGACATGCAAAGCCAGATGTCCGTGATTGAAGCCATGGGGCGAATCCTTAACAAAGAAAAAAAAGCATTGGACTATACCCGCTACTACAGGCAGGCCATTGCCCGGGTAAAAGATAAAACCGACAGGATCGCAGATGCGGATAAACTGTCGGTATACCATGCCATTAATGAACCTTTCAGGACCGACGGTCCAGGAACCCTTGAAGCGGACTGGACTGGGGCCTGCAACATTCTCAATGTATCGGTGGGCAAGGGTCTTATTGAAAAAAATAGAAACAAACGATTTGCCGGCATGGAGCAAATCCTCATGTGGGACCCTGCAATGATCATTGCCAACGAGGCCCAAACCGCCCAGAAAATTCTATCTGATCCCCAATGGGCCCCCATCAAGGCTGTGAAAAAAGGCCGGGTCTTCACCATCCCGGTGGGCATTTCCAGATGGGGTCATCCGGGCGGGCTTGAAACCCCTCTGGCGATTTTGTGGACCGCAAAAACCGCTTACCCTGACCTGTTTACCGATCTTGACCTGAAAACCGAAGTCCGGCAGTTTTACCAGCGCTTTTTTGACCTTGGTTTAGACGACCCGACCATTAAGCGTATCCTCTCAGGACAGGGCATGCGAACAACTCACATTAACAACCCCGGGCGTTAAAAAAAAGCAATTGTTAGCCCAATAAATGAAAGAGGCCATAATTTGCCATCAGCAATAACCCATGCAGTCGTCGGCATCTCGTCAGGCTTAGCTGTTTCTAAAGGAAGTGCACCCAAACGGTTTTGGGCGTTGTCGATGATTTGTCTGTAGAGATACCCATTTTCATGGTCCTTGCGGTACTCGGGTTCGCCCTTGTCATCAAATACCTGAACCTGACCCGGCTCGGAAAAACCTCTACCGTCGTGGGCAAAGCTTTGAAAAGGCCCAAGCCTTAGGTCTTGACGCCGACATGATCCGCATCAAAGCCCTGGTACTTTCCACGCTTATTGCCTGCCTGGGTCATCGTTTCTACATCCTGAACATCGGTATGCTTAACGTCTACACCGCCCACATGAACACGGACATCTTTTCCTGCGCCGCCCTTTTCGCCGGTGGTGCCACCCTGACCCGGGCCAGGGTCCGCCACGCCATGTTAGGCATCGTTCTTTTTCATTCGCTGTTTATCGTCTCTCCCCCAGGCCGGACAGAACGTATTCAGTAATCCAGCACTTCGGGAGTATTTCAAGGGCGTTGTGGTCTACTGATCAAACCCGTATCGAACAAGAACATCACCTTAATAATGAATAAAATTCAATTATTGACATAAAAATAATGATATGGTTCTAATAACTTCATGCCTCATGACTTAAAATTTATCGGGGAGAATATCCGTTCATTCCGGCAATCACGCGACTGGACCCTGGCGCAACTGGCCTCAAAAATAGGGATTCAGGAAGGACCGCTGGGCCGCATTGAGCGGGGCGGCAACCTGCCGTCGGCCACGGTTATCTATAATCTGGTGATCACACCGGTGACGCCGTGATTTTCGATTACCTTGAACTCTTTGAAAATTTCGGTTTACGGGTCCTTTTGTTTCCCTTCATGAAATCGGCGGAAGATTTTGCCGGGCTCTCTTTTTTTGAACCCGTTCACCAAGCTGACCGCAGCAAAAACTAAAACAACCGAACAAGAAATAACACAGATCCATGCAGTGGTTGAGGAGCTGAAACTTATAATAATTTAGTTCAAAAAAAAGGGGGGTCATGAAAAGTAACTTTGTTGCTCATCACCGCACCCAAGATGATGAGATACAAACAGTATGCGAGCATTTAACGGGTGTGGCATCTATCTGTAAAAAGCTCACTGCTAAAATCGGATTACCTGAGGCCGGAGAACTGCTTGGTCTGCTCCATGATATAGGTAAATACAGCACCGATTTTCAAAATTATATAAAAACGGAAACAGGTCTTCTTAATCCTGATATCGATGACGCCAATGTCGATACCAAAAATCTTAAAGGTAAAATTGATCATTCAACAGCAGGAGCACAATGGGTATGGAAGCGTTTTAACAGTTATGGCCCCCAGGGCAAACTGGTTGGGCAGATTCTGGCAGTATGTCTGGCGTCCCATCATGGAGGGATGATTGATTGCCTGCGCGTGGAAGGTGAAAATGGCTTTTTGAAAAGAATCCAAAAAAAAGATGAGTTAACACATCTTCAAACATGCCTTGAAGCAGCAGACTTTAAAATAAAAGAGTCCATTGAACACATTGCCACCCAAAATTTTTTAAAACAAATTTTAAATCAAGTTGCCGGTATTGTATCTCCGAAAAAGTTAGAGCCTGACCGCCTAAAACATTTCAAACTTGGATTTTTTACCCGCTTTTTGTTCAGTTGCCTCATTGATGCAGACCGTATTGACAGCGCAGACTTTGAATGTCCTGACAATCAAAAATTTCGAAATAAAAAGAAAATTGACTGGCAAATTGCCATAGATAGGCTGGAAGAAAAGCTTTCGGAGTTTAATGTTCGCAACCGGGTGGATGAATTGCGAAACAAAATTTCAAACCGATGTCTGGAAACTGCTACTAAGGGACAAGGACAATACTTATTGACAGTTCCAACCGGAGGCGGAAAAACATTTGCGTCCATGCGTTATGCCCTTCATCACGCCCAAAAGCATAAACTGGATCACATTATTTATGTCATTCCCTATACGTCCATCATTGATCAGAATGCCCGGGAAATCAGAAATGTTTTGGAGCAGATTGGAGATGAATATCCCTGGGTACTTGAACACCACTCCAATCTTGAGCCTGAAAAGCAGACCTGGCAGTCCAAACTATCTTCTGAAAACTGGGACGCGCCTGTCATTTTCACCACCATGGTCCAATTTCTTGAGGCTTTATTCGGCGGCGGCACCAGAGGGCCCAGACGAATGCACAACCTGGCCAACTCAGTAATCATCTTTGATGAAATTCAATGCCTTCCCATTAACTGTATTCACCTGTTTTGCAACGGGC from uncultured Desulfobacter sp. includes these protein-coding regions:
- a CDS encoding TonB-dependent receptor — protein: MFKIIARIIAVLIVCSAMNVLAEDTLDQTPAYDLGEVVVTASESQGVESVGTLHEITAQQIELRHATTLDKAIELLPGLDVRRGAQGIPRVNIRGMRSRHVVLLLNGIPFNSTYDGQFDPSIISTENIARIKVSYGNHSVLYGQGGLGGVINIITKKGTKGITGGLSADIDERGNMTAKGDISGGNDRVDYFVSTSRQDSDGFILSNSFDDTSEEDGGIRENSDYFRENIFTNLGVTANDSFRFGIVAGVSKGEFGQPPSTINDKSDPYAKSPKYDRVEDYEGHFAQLSIGYDPGGLFSLRAWGYLNENDEQLVRYDNDEYSAITKSNNYDKTDETDVTGATVQGFFNFDTLGQLGVSLNAETNSYDSNGLYGNGNPIAISHDLSLYAAAMEYEATFFDRLGVVAGYSHHWQNKDQGNDDDQGAWLTGVSYDLAENTRLRASYARKIRFASIKNLYDADAGNEDLETETSDNYEIGVTQLLPYGIMADFALFQNNVKDYIQKVEQPSGDDLYENFDEYRFKGIELFLSKQFSKAGASLGYSYMDAENKSEGAAFEDLEYRPVHKFTLEGNYAFDFGLIAYASLMYLTDQVYDGDSDQGDLGDITLVDLKIEQRVYKEICSVYLGVNNLFDEDYEESYGFPQAGRTTYAGMKIRF
- a CDS encoding iron ABC transporter permease gives rise to the protein MPLAPGILILVSVLLGRYPIHIQEIALLIKALAGQGQVNEIHYSLIVHVRLPRAILAALVGGSLAVSGAAFQGLFKNPLVSSGMLGVSSGAGFGAALALILFGSGLPVYLFSFGFGLAAVGLSLVTGRFVADRQAVTLVLGGVIVGSIFSALVSFLKYVADPYDELPAIVFWLMGSLSRAQYPVIVAAGLPMLMGCTGLYLIRWRLNVLAMGDREARTLGLNLTWNRLFVIVCATLATASAVCVSGVIGWIGLVVPHMGRMVAGNNNNELIPAAFCLGACFLIVVDTVSRLISTSEMPLGILTALVGGPFFIYLLKQTKGRRW
- a CDS encoding ABC transporter ATP-binding protein, producing MLIQIRGAGFSHTGTQVFAQVDLTVSKGESLCLLGPNGCGKTTLLDCLLGINALDTGSITINEKPITQMSAAQTARYLAYVPQRHSRSFSFTVMDILLMGRTPYTALFASPSTQDRKKAEALLDSLGLIHLRDRNYTRLSGGETQLVMILRALVQETPVIVMDEPTAHLDFKNELLVLETIVRMIRDRGLTLIMATHFPNHAFFLENAGLPVQVCFMHQGRIRTAGLPSQALTCENISQVFGVEAAVVSKQTQDNGWIKQIIPIKTMDNIP
- a CDS encoding ABC transporter substrate-binding protein, encoding MKKTSALILIILGLTCSGTASVQPVLTETDGQGHVLSLDRHPERIACLYAFTGHVTAMLGRGSDMVAIVKGLKKDKLLGKIVPHLSSLPVPSAGGVIHIESLIKTRPDIVFLKPETESIAQEVEKLKQFGLPYFSAAYSDMQSQMSVIEAMGRILNKEKKALDYTRYYRQAIARVKDKTDRIADADKLSVYHAINEPFRTDGPGTLEADWTGACNILNVSVGKGLIEKNRNKRFAGMEQILMWDPAMIIANEAQTAQKILSDPQWAPIKAVKKGRVFTIPVGISRWGHPGGLETPLAILWTAKTAYPDLFTDLDLKTEVRQFYQRFFDLGLDDPTIKRILSGQGMRTTHINNPGR
- a CDS encoding helix-turn-helix transcriptional regulator, whose translation is MPHDLKFIGENIRSFRQSRDWTLAQLASKIGIQEGPLGRIERGGNLPSATVIYNLVITPVTP
- the cas3 gene encoding CRISPR-associated helicase Cas3' — translated: MKSNFVAHHRTQDDEIQTVCEHLTGVASICKKLTAKIGLPEAGELLGLLHDIGKYSTDFQNYIKTETGLLNPDIDDANVDTKNLKGKIDHSTAGAQWVWKRFNSYGPQGKLVGQILAVCLASHHGGMIDCLRVEGENGFLKRIQKKDELTHLQTCLEAADFKIKESIEHIATQNFLKQILNQVAGIVSPKKLEPDRLKHFKLGFFTRFLFSCLIDADRIDSADFECPDNQKFRNKKKIDWQIAIDRLEEKLSEFNVRNRVDELRNKISNRCLETATKGQGQYLLTVPTGGGKTFASMRYALHHAQKHKLDHIIYVIPYTSIIDQNAREIRNVLEQIGDEYPWVLEHHSNLEPEKQTWQSKLSSENWDAPVIFTTMVQFLEALFGGGTRGPRRMHNLANSVIIFDEIQCLPINCIHLFCNGLNFLTDHARTTAVLCTATQPVLNSVNKEYGALDIPAGNELAGDTADLFKELKRVDIENKTRPGGWTKEQIAEIAVAQVQKKGNCLVIVNTKEWARQLYKRCEDLISQTDENIVFHLSTSLCPAHRTKILDAIRQRLDNELPLLCISTQLIEAGVDVDFNSVIRFLAGLDSIAQAAGRCNRNGNNDISQVYVVNPDNESIDLLTDIKTGRDKAERVLEEKGHEDFLSPISMDRYFSYYFYERADQMTYPLTAKQAGRQDTLLNLLSNNPLNVGRENDIQKATFSLQQSFKTAGKVFKSIDAPTQAIIVQYKEGKSIVADLCAAPEPAQAYSLLKKAQKYSVNLFPNVWDKLVKAQAVLPVQQGEEIYYLDEQYYSPKFGVSTEVVNEMETPII